One region of Papaver somniferum cultivar HN1 unplaced genomic scaffold, ASM357369v1 unplaced-scaffold_131, whole genome shotgun sequence genomic DNA includes:
- the LOC113332338 gene encoding uncharacterized protein LOC113332338, whose translation MKALGPLHYFLSIEVVRSYDTKSLLLTQKKYFLELLVKSDMYLTMKRPDIAFAVSYASQFMHQPATTHLQLVKRILRFLKGSFGYGIVLGSSNISTVTAYSDSGWAGCPDSRRSTSGYDVFLGSSLISWTSKKQPVVSRYFGGCISSLMDTDYSPFGIPVEEFPFGMMYGVVNFL comes from the exons ATGAAGGCTTTAGGACCTCTTCATTATTTCTTGAGCATTGAGGTTGTTAGAAGTTATGATACTAAGTCCTTATTACTTACTCAAAAGAAGTATTTTCTTGAGCTTTTGGTTAAGTCTGATATG TATCTTACAATGAAAAGACCTGACATTGCATTTGCAGTCTCTTATGCGTCACAATTTATGCATCAACCTGCAACTACTCATTTGCAGTTAGTTAAGAGGATTTTAAGGTTTCTTAAAGGCAGTTTCGGATATGGAATTGTTCTTGGTTCTTCAAATATTTCTACAGTTACAGCTTATTCAGATTCTGGTTGGGCTGGTTGCCCTGATTCAAGAAGAAGTACCTCTGGTTATGATGTTTTCTTGGGCTCATCACTTATTTCTTGGACTTCAAAGAAGCAACCCGTAGTTTCAAG GTATTTT GGTGGCTGTATTTCATCTCTTATGGATACTGACTATAGTCCTTTTGGAATCCCG GTAGAGGAATTTCCTTTTGGAATGATGTATGGTGTGGTCAACTTCCTCTAG